Sequence from the Desulfurobacteriaceae bacterium genome:
GGTGTCTTCCAACAAGAAGGTTAAATTTTTGGTCAGTTCCTCCAAGCTCTACGTCTGCCTTCAAAACAACAGAGTCGTACCCTTGTAAAAGGGGATATATAAACTCATGAATATGGATAGCTCTTCCTTCTTTAAATCTTTTCTCAAAATCGTCCCTTTCTAACATCCTTGCTACTGTATATTTCGAAGTAAGCTTTATCAAGTCGGCTGCAGTCATTTCAGAAAGCCATTCACTGTTGAAAACGACTATAGTTTTTTCAGGATCTAAAATCTTGAAAACTTGTTCAGCGTAAGTTTTCGCATTTTCTAAAACTTCTTCTTTTGTAAGTGGAGGACGAGTTTCGGACTTTCCAGTCGGATCACCTATTATTGCTGTAAAATCACCAATTAGGAAATAAACTTTGTGTCCAAGTTCTTGAAAATCTCTTAACTTCCAAAGAAGAACTGTATGTCCAAGGTGAAGATCCGGAGCAGTTGGGTCAAATCCAGCTTTTACAAAAAGTGTATCTTTCTTTTTTAGCTTTTCTATTAACTCTTCTTCTCCAATTATCTCAGCAGTTCCCCTTTTTATGATTTCAAGTTGTTCCTCAAGAGTTCTCATTCTCTACCTCTCTTTCCAAAATTATTTCCATTGCGGTCTCATCGCAGTTTGGAAACTTTACACAGTTTATACAGTCTCTCCAGATCTTGTGGGGTAAAGTATTCTTGTCAATTACTCTAAATCCTAGCTTTTCAAAGAACTTAACTTGATATGTAAGTGTGAAAACCCTACTTATTCCAAAATCTTTTGCCTCTTCTAAAGCATACTTAACCAAGGTAGTTCCTATTCCTTTCTTTAAATGGTTAGGGTCAACTGCTAAAGATCGGATTTCAGCCAGGTCATTCCAGAAGATTGTAAGAGCACAGGTTCCAAGAACTTTCCCTTCCTTCTCATAAACCCAAAAGTCCCTTATATGCTCATAAATGCTATTTATGGATCTTGGAAGCATAAGCCCTTGTTTAGCGTATTCATTTATGAGAAACTGTATTTTCTCTGCATCTTTCATTTTGGCTTTTCTAACAATACCCTTTAGTTCCAACTTATGACTCTCCCATTTTTAAAACTTTTACAGGCTCAGTCTTAGAAGCTCTCCCTGCAGGATAAATTGTTGCTAAAACACTTATCGCTATAGCACAGACTGCTGCTAAGATACAGTCCAAAATATGTATTTTAAAAGGTAAGTGGTCAATGTAGTAAACATCAGCAGGAAGAGGAATTAATTTATACTTTTCTCCCAAAATCGCGATGCTTACTCCTAAAATTTCCCCAATTATCGTTCCAATAATTCCTATTATTAACCCTTGAACCATAAAAACTTTAAGAATAAATGAATCCTCAGCTCCAACCGTTTTCAGAATGGCTATATCCTTAGCTTTTGCGTTTACATTCATCATTAAAAGACTTGAAATGTTAAAGGAGGCAACAATAACTATGAGAACTAAAATTAAAAACATTGCTAATTTTTCAAGTTTCAACGCTGAAAATAGACTCTTGTTTAAACTTATCCAATCCTCAACTATAAAATCTTTACCAAGTTTCTTTTCTATTTCTTTCTTCACAAGTTCCAAGTTATCTAAATTATCAATTTTTACCATTATGCCAGTAGCTTCATCCTTAAATCCAAACTTTTTTCTAACTTCTTCTATATGGGCTAAGATTAAAGAGGAATCAAACTGATACATTCCAACTTCAAAGATTCCAACAACTTTAAAAGAAGCAGTTCTTGGTATAAATCCAAATGGGGTTTTCCTTCCTTTTGGAGAAAGCAAAGTAATCTTATCTCCCACCGTAATTCCTAAGTTATTCGCCAAAGTTGAACCTATTACAACTCCTTCTTTTTCTTTCTTAAAAAATTCCCAACTTCCAAGAACAAGTTTTTTAGGTATGTTTGTAACTGCTACCTCTTTTTCTGGATAACAACCTCTTAAAGATGCACTCTGTGCTAAAAGATTACTCGAAGTAGCCATTACAGGAAGGTAAACAAAACTTTCTACACCTTTTACGTGAGGAATTTTTCTTAAAATCTCTTCAGCTTCTCTATATTCTGTAAAGGAAGAAGTTCTTTTCATAACTATTATATCTGCATTACTTGAAAGAAGCCTTTCCCTTATTGCATCCTGAAAGCCTGTCATTACAGCATTAACAACTATTAAGGCCGCTACTCCAACTATAACCCCAAGAACGGCAATAAAAAAGGAAAAAGAAAAGAAACCCTTCCTAAAGCGAAAACCTCTTAGTGCAAGCCACGCTAAGAGTTGGTTCATCCAAAAACTTTCCTCTCTTTGTAGTTAGTTCCATATATTCCCATACAAAGTCCAGCCAATAATAAAATAAAAGGGAATCATCAAGAAAATCCCCTCTAAAAAAAGAAAGTCTTTAAAGAATTCCTGCATAAAAAAAACGAAAAAGAGTCCTGAGGAAAAACCAATACATCCCTTTCTCTTTTCTACATCTTTGTAAGCAAGTCTACAAAGAGAATAATAAACAAAAGGCAGGAGAACTCCCCACCATACAAGGACAAAAAGTAAATCCTTCCAGCTATCTATCTTCATTTTTCAGGTCTTAGTTGTGGGAATAATAGAACTTCCCTAATAGAATCTTTATTTGTAAAGAGCATAACAAGTCTATCAATTCCTATTCCTTCTCCAGCTGT
This genomic interval carries:
- a CDS encoding N-acetyltransferase; this translates as MKDAEKIQFLINEYAKQGLMLPRSINSIYEHIRDFWVYEKEGKVLGTCALTIFWNDLAEIRSLAVDPNHLKKGIGTTLVKYALEEAKDFGISRVFTLTYQVKFFEKLGFRVIDKNTLPHKIWRDCINCVKFPNCDETAMEIILEREVENENS
- a CDS encoding ABC transporter permease, with the protein product MNQLLAWLALRGFRFRKGFFSFSFFIAVLGVIVGVAALIVVNAVMTGFQDAIRERLLSSNADIIVMKRTSSFTEYREAEEILRKIPHVKGVESFVYLPVMATSSNLLAQSASLRGCYPEKEVAVTNIPKKLVLGSWEFFKKEKEGVVIGSTLANNLGITVGDKITLLSPKGRKTPFGFIPRTASFKVVGIFEVGMYQFDSSLILAHIEEVRKKFGFKDEATGIMVKIDNLDNLELVKKEIEKKLGKDFIVEDWISLNKSLFSALKLEKLAMFLILVLIVIVASFNISSLLMMNVNAKAKDIAILKTVGAEDSFILKVFMVQGLIIGIIGTIIGEILGVSIAILGEKYKLIPLPADVYYIDHLPFKIHILDCILAAVCAIAISVLATIYPAGRASKTEPVKVLKMGES
- a CDS encoding amino acid--tRNA ligase-related protein; translated protein: TAGEGIGIDRLVMLFTNKDSIREVLLFPQLRPEK